The genomic interval actgcaccatataacccctcccactgcaccatataacccctcctactgcaccatataacccctcccactgcaccATATTACCCCTCCCACTgcaccatataacccctcccactgcaccatataacccctcccactgcaccATATTACCCCTCCTACTgcaccatataacccctcctactgCACCATATTACCCCTCCCACTgcaccatataacccctcccactgcaccATATTACCCCTCCCACTgcaccatataacccctcctactgCACCACCTACTGCTCTATTGAACACTGCTCTATTGAACTCTGCCtactgctccttataactcctcccactgctGCCTACTGCTCATATAACTCCGCCTATTGCTTTATATAAATCCTACACGTGTACTatataactcctcccactgcATCACATAACTCCTCCCACTGCATCACATAACTCCTCCCACTGCTATCTGTAATACACTAAAAGTGGGTGAAAATGAATAATTAACTTGATTATTGAAGTAAAAAGAGACGTGAAACCCGCTTGGATGACTGTGGCACAGATCCTGTGTGTATAAAAAAAgcgtacaacaaaaaacagagaagcccaaagctacatccaatgtgacaaaaatacacagtgacataCCTATATatcaaatgaccctttttcaagagatatataggtatttcactgtatatttttgtcatattggatgtagctttgggcttctctgttttttgttgtatacatttagccacgcccactagcactccaattgactatatatatatatatatatatagtcatttttggggttccttagagcttgctgggtatctgtgtgtttgtatataagaGCGGTTGTTACGAGGCTTGACCTGCTGATATAAACCCACTTCTTGCTAACTTGTCTCCAGGTGATATTTCGGGCCCTAGCCCCGGCCAATAAGATTGAGGATCCGTACAGCCCTCAGGCCCAGGACCTGCTGAAAATGACCAACTTGCGGCTTCTCCTATTGAAGAGACAGGAGTGCCCCTGCCAGGCACTGCCCGGGCATCACGAGAAGCCCCAGAGGTTTGCCCACTACGCCATCTACGACCTGATAGTGCGGGGGAGCTGCTTCTGTAATGGCCATGCCGAGGAGTGTGAGCAGGCAGGGCACACCGGGAGCACAGACACCGTGGTGAGTGACAGCGCAGCCATGGTGTAGTGGTTAAGGTGTTGGTCCGGACATACACAAGGTGATGAGATCAATTCCTGCCAtgtcccctgtatgtatataGGGCCAACCAtctacgcagcactttacaacgGGAGGTAAATAATGTACGCTACAAAGAATGGGAATAATCCCGACAGGTGTATGACAGGCGGAGACTGTTAATGGAAAGCTGCCTCCTGTTCAATTTTATATGAAAACTAAAGGAGACActcccccaaagagcttacaatctaagtaaccTGACTAATAAATCAGCACTTTTGCATTAAAATGTCATTCTTCCGCCTAGAACCCAAATATGTCACTGATTTTGCTCTTTGGAGGTTGACATCTTTGTAATATTAAAGCTGGTCACCAATGTTGCCCAGCGGTGTCCTGTAACCCCTTAATGTGAGGcatacccactgctcacacagtgaGGGCAGATTTGCACCACGGAAGAATGTAtaggcctgagagcagtgacggTTCCTGTATACAGGGTGGATCTGCGTTATTCTCAGCAGCCACATAATCATGCTGTCCCTTGTATCCCTGGGTATTCCTGTTAGAAGGAACAGCCTGTTTGTGCGAGAGAGAAAATAATCACGGGGTTATCAAACTAAGAGGATTTTCAGCTTTTCCTACaactctaaaaaataaaaagcttTCTAACCcaataattatatatacacacacacacacacacacacacacacacacagacacacacacacacacacacacacacacacacacacacacacacacacacacacacacacacacacacacacacacacacacgtatatcaaGAACAATCATTTCAATTTATTAATGAAGCAATAAAAACAAGGGAGAAAGTGTTAAAAGGGACATAGCTATACTATTAACCCTGGAAAAAGACAGGACTAATGTATCACTCTCTGCTGAGGTCCCCACCTAACGAAGTAACATAGGGTGGAGACAAATCACTGGAAGTGACTAAGGACAAATAATGATCCTCAGTAAACTAAATGGCCATGAGGATAATAGAGTCAGAATAGGAGACACGACACATACAAAAGGTAGAAATGTCAATGAAGGTTAATGTGCCTCACACAACAGTCACAGGAAAGAGTAAGCCTCACACATGTGTGGCACGCAGAGCTGCACACATACAAAGAGAGTAATGATTGTGTGCTGGGACACAATGTAGCAAGATTTCTAGCAAAAAAAGTCAAAAGAATAAGGGATGAGACAAGGCTCCCACTTCAACGCGCGTTTCGGCACTAGTCTTCTTCGaggaccccctctccccctacctaGGGCACTGTACTCTACATGTGCTCACATGCTACTTATCTGGTGGTGATGTATCATGGACTCTATACCATATCCTATACCTGGATGTTGAATTCACTGAGACAGGCTACTCTGCATAATTTAAGAACGGCGTGCTTATCCTGGACATTATACTTATCAGTGTCTTATCTCTTTTGacaccagtccttaagggccaccaacaggtcaggttttcaggatatccctgcttcagtacaggtggctcagtcaatgactgagccacctgtgctgaagcagggataccctgaaaacctgacctgttggtggcccttgagctcTGGAGTTGGCGACTCCTGCCTTAAGTGCTCAGTCAGGAGAGAGTGCTGTAATATGGGAATTCCATTATACCAGCATACCCCgcaacgtacgcaatgggaccggagcctgtatgtaaagcgaaaatgtacttaaagtgaagcacgaccttttccccacttatcgatgcatgtactgtgctgcaatcgtcatatacgtggataacggatgtaaataacgcatgtgtaacaggctctatagtctccccgcttgcgcatagcttcggtacaggtagggagccagtattgctgttcaggacgtgctgacaggcgcatgcgcgagctgccgcttgcctattgggcgatatgtccttactcgcgagtgtacttaaagtgagtgtccttaaaccggggtatgcctgtagtcagTGAGTTGATAATGAGCCTATATCGCCTTGCTGGACCTCCTGACACGGAGGGGGATGATACATTTTTGAGTGAAATGTGTGGAGTTATACGTTTGAATTATCAGGGTTATTTAAGTATCTGCATTTATATCTCACGCACTGGGAAACAGTCTCACTCGTTATAATGAATGTAGCCTCTCTTATTGGAAGGCAGTATCTCTTTGTTTGGCAGTCTCatccattggaaggcagtctcatccattggaagacagtctcatccattggaaggcagtctcatccattggaagacagtctcatccattggaaggcagtctccttCTTTGTTTGGCAGTCTCATCCATCCTGGCATCAGTGATGTTATAGACTTCAATAAATTCTCACTTTTACAAACTTGCACTTTGATACAGAACGCTGACATCTCAGCCAAGTAATAATGTCTTCACCCTTAGCACTCCAAAACGACAACCCTATCTGCATGATGGGGTTACACCCTGTGGAGTAAGTATCCTGTTCTTGTCTCTGGTCCCCAGGTCACCCGAGGTAAAACTTGTTTGTGAATAGAGCAGTTCCTGGTGACTCTGCTCACATTCCTTCTGTCATCACACCCCTCATCTCCAAAAGTGATCTCCTGTCCAAACATCTTGTGCCGTTGCCTTGATAATCCCCAGCAGGGTTTCCAAACAATCTGATCCAAGCTCTGCCAGGCTTGGTGACCTCGGGCATGGTGCTGATCTGTTGTCGGGTCGGCAAATCAAAGAGCAGCTGGAGGGATAAAAAAAACCCAGCTTCTCCGCCTGGTGAAAACATCACACACGATGTGACGCCCGGCGACTCCGCTCTGCACACTGCGAAAGATTCAGCCAAAAAAATGCTGATTCCGCTTTGACATTCGTTTTTTGGGGGTTTCTACCACCGACAAAAAAATTGTAACAGAAAGAGAAACAAAATGCATACGTGGATTCAAGTAAAATGTAGCTcagagttacatagtagatgaggttgaaaaaagacatactgcacgtccatcaagttcaacctatgctaaccctatgctaaatttagacaacggatactttatcctatatctgtacttacttattgatccagaggaaggcaaacacaaaaccccagtgacatatcatccaatgatatctcataaggggaaaataaattccttcctggctccaagaattggccatcagattactccctggatcagcattcgtcccatgtttacttatttggtaaaaATAAGTATATTATTactccctgtatacctttcctttctaaaaaaagatgtccaacctttttttgaacaaatctattgtatctgccatcacagtctccagttGTGGCAGCTGTGTTGGTCCTGGATAAATGTTGATTCCTAGTAGGTTGTAACACCGTGTCGGAGCAGTGTTTTCCAGCCTGGGCTTCCCAGGAGACGTATAAAGGGGACCGAGAGTGACAGTCTCTGGGGGATACAGAAAAGATAGGATAAACAGGGAGAGGGGTTTAAAAagagtgatatactgtatataatagtgTTTTTCTGTATTAATAACTCCATAATTATATCCAATTTATTGTTTTATATTGGATTTTTAGGGGGCTGCAACCCTCAAATCTTGGGGATAGCAGAATAGGGGTTCCAAATGTATACGAAGCTTTCCAATTCTCATGTTTCTTCTTCAAATGTACTGTCAAGTGTAGCATGAAATATAGGCCATGAAACACCTTCCCTGACGTTTAACAAACATGTCACTCATCAGTATGGATTACATAGATATCTGATTTTGGGTCACAAGCTGAATAGCACAAATGTCATgggacatatacatatacatgggatgtatataatgtatacccttttcacttatgtaactgtatttgtaaccatttattatttgtcatcataactctgtgcccgggacatacttgaaaacgagaggtaactctcaatgtatttcttcctggtaaaacattatataaataaataaaataaatatacgaTGCATTTTGGTTTGTTAGGGGATTATTAACAGTCCCTAACTAAAAAGAGAGAAAAGGCTGCAGCGGTTCCCAAGGTGACAAGAGCAAAGAACAATTTTCGGGATTATATTTGAATTGCAATTCCCTTTTCACTGCTGGCGTGGCCGGCCGTACCCTTCCAGCGCTGCACACAGTAACAGCTCTGGCTGCAGGGTGGCATAACCTGTGGGTAACTAGCTGTTTCTTCTCTGCCCAGGTTCATGGAAAGTGCGTGTGCCAACATAACACAGCAGGCGATCACTGCGAGAGGTGCGCCCAATTGTACAGTGACCAGCCGTGGAGGCCGGGGGATGGGAAGACGGGGGCTCCCAATGAGTGCAAAAGTAAGCGTGGCTTCGTTTACACCACTGGCACATAAATCCAAGGCCAAGTAGCTCTGTCTGAGCCCGATTTCCATTCATCTAGCCGTGATTTATGGAGCGCGGGGGTAACAGATGGGGAATGAAACATAGGTAACTGTTTAAAAGCCTTTTCCCCCTGTGGTCCTTTTAACCCTGCGGCCTGTTTGATCCATGAGATTATAGGATTTCTGCTCTGTTAATAGTCCTCCCTATGCCAGCATTCCAGAGTGTTTCCCAGACTCAAGAAGGGGGGCTGAGAAGGTCTTAAAGAAGGGGCTGTGTGCCTGGCATTCTTCTCCCTTCTATAGCATGGCAGCCACGCAGTTGGCCTGGTGTTGGATCTCTGCCAGGGCTAGGCAAGGTCGGGATCGACTGTGGTGCCAGTTGAGTGAAAGAGATCCAAAGAAGAGATAACCATTAACTTGTGCACATTGACAATCTGAGACCATAAGATGTGTGGGTAACAACTTGCAGAGGCAGGTACAGCTCATACCCGAGCTTGGTTGCCCATTTATATGTTATGTTGATGAGGCGGTGAAGTGCTCCTAGCAGGATAATAACAGCCCACTTCAGACAGCGGAGGAGTTAAATGTCACCCATTATTCTGTGTGTGTACATGCGGTGAGTGTGTAAGGTCCCCCTCTGCCACGGTTCCACAAATCTATCTAATTATTCACCTAATAACAGGCAGGACACCTTCACCATAATTATCAAAGAGTGTCAGGAGGAACACTTAGCACAACTTGGCACTTTAAACAAGTTATCTCCTTACATTCATGTCAATTTATACATCACTTTCTAGCTGTCCTCTTTCTAACTCTTCAACTGACACTACGCATTAAAATCCCAACTTTCCTCCGTAGAACTCCGCGCTGGCAGCTCCTCCCCCTGTGCTGGCAGCTCCTCCCCCTGTGCAGGCAGCTCCTTCCCCTGTGCTGGCAGCTCCTTCCCCTGTGCTGGCAGCTCCTCCCCCTGTGCTGGCAGCTCCTCCCCCTGTGCTGGCAGCTCCTTCCCCTGTGCTGGCAGCTCCTTCCCCTGTGCTGGCAGCTCCTTCCCCTGTGCTGGCAGCTCCTCCCCCTGTGCTGGCAGCTCCTCCCCCTGTGCTGGCAGCTCCTCCCCCTGTGCTGGCAGCTCCTTCCCCTGTGCTGGCAGCTCCTTCCCCTGTGCTGGCAGCTCCTTCCCCTGTGCTGGCAGCTCCTTCCCCTGTGCTGGCAGCTCCTCCCCCTGTGCTGGCAGCTCCTTCCCCTGTGCTGGCAGCTCCTTCCCCTGTGCTGGCAGCTCCTCCCCCTGTGCTGGCAGCTCCTTCCCCTGTGCTGGCAGCTCCTCCCCCTGTGCTGGCAGCTCCTTCCCCTGTGCTGGCAGCTCCTTCCCCTGTGCTGGCAGCTCCTCCCTCTGTGCTGGCAGCTCCTTCCCCTGTGCTGGCAGCTCCTGCCCCCGCGCTGGCAGATCCTCCCCGCGCTGGCAAACTCCGAAAGGTTCCATGAACAGCAGGTCTTCTCTGGCCAAGTCCAGCGCAATATAAGTGTGTTTCATATGCTATTTATGCAGCTTTCTCTAGTGTATTTACTTCATAAGAGAcccaaacaaatacacacacacacacacacaactggatATGACTTGTATTGTAGATAATCTTACTACATAAAATAGGCCGCCCAGAGATTGGAACAGCTGTATCTCACAATGCCCAGCAAAGTGTAATGACATAATCTGTGGCCTAGATTACAGATGTTGGAATGGATATAGTGAATTACATTTCCCTTTACAGAGATCCCTCTCAAatacagggccatatttactaagcagtcttctaccATAAAACACTTTACAGCCCATCCAAGCCAATGACCATTGTCTAACAGCAGAAGACTTCCTAGCAAATCTGGCCCTGGATTTACATTAAGCACCTGTATATGGGGATATTAAGCACCTTTATATGGAGATATTAAGCACCTTTATATGGAGATATTAAGCACCTTTATATGGAGATATTAAGCACCTTTATATGGGGATATTAAGCACCTTTATATGGAGATATTAAGCACCTTTATATGGAGATATTAAGCACCTTTATATGGAGATATTAAGCACCTTTATATGGAGATATTAAGCACCTTTATATGGGGATGTTGAGCACCTTTATATGGAGATATTAAGCACCTTTAACATGGGGATAGGAAGATTAGAAGGGTCACTTATTAAAGTCTGCTGGAGGAAAATCCGCAGCACAATTCAccaaaaataaaattataataaCAATATTCGTTTGTATTCCATCTGCTTTTTGCATCAgtatcttttatttttttgcacccGGGAAACTTTAAATAATCCCCAAAATGACAAAGTGCTGGcgtctgtgctgcagggacctGCGATCAGGGTTGCCGCCTTCTGTCCAATGATAACCCTGAGGCttttctttaaaatgtttttatttatatatattgaacTGTCTGACCCACTCTGGCACCATCGTCCGGCGGCATCTCTCCCTACGTGGTCCCGTCAAGATGCCATTACAACGGGACGTCACGTGACAACGCGGCGCCGTGACAGTGGGACAACCTGCGgcaccgtgttgccatgacaacgtgactcCTCATGGAACCGCGCTGCCACGTGATGTCCAGTTGTCATGGCCACACGATGGCATTGGACGggaccatgcagggggagatACTGCCGGATGATGCCGCTACCGGAGAAGGTAGGAGCCGAGGCCCCATACATGTCCCTGCACCAAACATCCCGGCCCCGGAGATACCTAgccgaaacccgtagtctccgggtcaaacctggAGTGGTGGCAGCCCTGCCTGCAAGCCAAAGTAGGTCCCTCTAGTAAGTAGCGTTGggtgtctgtctccccatgcGCAGGGTGTCGCTGTCACAGTCATGCACTCAGCTGCCGCTTCGACCTCAGCGTCTGGCTATCTTCAGGGAGGAGGAGCGGCGGGGTCTGCGAAAACTGCCAGCACAACACTGAGGGGTATCACTGCCAGAGGTGCAAATCTGGCTACTACAGGGACCGCAGGGAGCCTATCGCCTCCCCCGCAGCCTGCAAAGGTAAGAGCAGCAAGTGATGTGGGGTGGGATGTATGGGAAAGGAGGGGACCCTCCGGGGCATCGAGGTGGCAACGGCACAGGTCGGCTTGCATTTCCTGCATCACATCACACAGCCATACAGCTGTGCTGTACTCTTGCAGAATGTATCCCGTAAACTGCCACAGATCAAAGCTTTAGCTGGGAAGCTTGAAGACCAGTAGTTCATGTatagcaggggtggtcaactcccatcctcaagggccgccaacaggtcaggttttcaggatatccctgcttcagcactggtgactCAATGCTAGTAACCCCAAGAACAGTTCTGAAAGGGATATCCTTGTACGAAAGTTTATGGACTGCTCATACAATCCAGAGCCATTTGTCCCCATAGCTTTATCATGCAGTCCCCCTCCAATATAAGTGTCCAGTCTCCGTGGGCTGTCATGGTATCCCGCTGTGCAAGAAATAATGTGTTCTGTCAAACGGAATGAATTACAATGTGTTAACTTGTTCAGATCAAATCAGTGGAATCTAACTTTGATTCTAACCTTgatttcattacccatggaggctgtgatggcggatacaatagatatctccaaaaaaaggttggacatctttttaagaaaggaaaggtatataccaaataagtaaacatgggaaggatgttgatccagggagtaatctgattgccaatatttggagtaaggaaggaatttatttttccccttatgagatatcattagatgatatgtcacagggttttttgtttgccttcttctggatcaatataccgtaagcacggatataggataaagtatgtgtcgtctacatttagcataggttgaacttgatgggcgtatgtctcttttcaacctcatctactacgtaactatgtaactcttCCACTGATGAGCATACTGAGAATCGTTACTGAGCAATTCATTGGGAACCCTTTGTCCGCAAAAGGGTTAACACATaagcacagtaccgctgctttctccATGCACTTTAGCTGACAGCTCAGACACAAAGGATAATAGGCAGCCCAGCGGCCCGGAGCACACCTGCCCCTCAGCTACATCCCAACAAGAGATTCCTGGGTTTTGATATGGTGTGATATGATTCATGTGGAATAGGGCTTTGCACAGACAGCAGCGCCTTACTCCTCACGGGGCCCGTAATTCCAGCCCTTTGTTCCCTAAAGCCCCTGTCTCCTTCTGCCGTACATCTGGGGCATTAGGAATGCTCAGTGAATTAACTCTCGGCTTTCTTTGCGCAATAATCCAGCAATCCTGTGTTTGCAAAACACAGCTGTGAGCGGGGCGAGGAGGGGCGAGTCTTTATAGGTTCCCGTGTTTGCTCTGCGTTTTAACTCACCCGCTGCCAGTGGGGCGCGCAATGCGGATACACAGGGGGGAAAAAACGGCTTCGGCCCCAAAAATCTGTCATTGTTACCTCTTCGCCGTTTGTTTACACTGTACAAATGGGAACTGTGCGTGCGTTAAACTCGTGttacgcagagagagaggagagagagagagagagagagagagagagagagagagagagagagagagagagagagagagagagagagagagcgagcgagcgagcgcaGGTTGGGTTCATACAGAGCGTCTAAAACAGCAGAAGCAACAAGAAGGATTGTCTGAAAATATGGAGCAGGGGAGTCACGTTAAACACGTTGCATGTGACACCAGGGCTGCTGGGACTCTACCTAATATTCTGGGCTCATGGTCACCCTACATCAGGAGTGGCaaagtccagtcctcaaaggccaccaacacgtcaggttttcaggatatcccagcttcagcacaggtggctcaatcacaggctcagtctttgagtgaGCCtgtgatcgagccacctgtgcttaagcagggacagattgagccacctttgctgaagcagggatatcctgaaaacctggcatgttggtggcatttgaagactggagttggtcactcctgcccTAAACTTAAATGTTAAACCATGATTGGCTGAGTCTGTCCTTCGTTATTCAGAAACAGGTACAGTGATGCAAGAACTCAATGCCTGGGATTGCCACCGGAAAATCCTAAATATAGGCAGGAGAGGGGTCACATGGGGTCTCATGCACCCGAGCAGGGTCCACGTGTTCCTTATATGCTGTCTGTACCCATGTAAGGTATTCACATGCATGAGCGTGGTGTTTTTGTGCAGCCTGCTCCTGCCACCCGGTTGGTTCTGCCAATGAAACATTACACAGAAGCTGGAAGTGCCACCCCAAGACGGGATTCTGTTACTGCAAACCCGGTGTGGCCGGCCCATTCTGTGACCACTGCCTGATGGGATACTGGGGGTTCGGGGACCCCGGCTGCAGCCCGTGTGACTGTGCCAGGGACTGTGACCTGAAGACAGGAGAGTGTCGGACCAGGTATATGTTACCCCCCAATAATTCTAATGCTTCACGGTCAGACGGATCATGGGCCAGACCTGTTTGTCATGCAGACAGACGCTTACAGCAAGGGGGCTCGActccccccaacaagtcagcttttcaggatattacagcttcagcacaggtggctgagggTCAgttgaacctctgattgagccacctgtgctgaagcagggactgattgagccacctgtgctgacgcagggatatcctgaaaacctaacctgttgggggaggactggagtggagcccCCCTGCCTTACGGTACGGAAAGATTTGGGAAGTCGCAGGTCACCTACGGTTATATTTTACATTTATGTTATTGCAGTCTAAGTTTGCAGCCACAGATTTCTGTGCATGCACATTTCAGTCCCATgactgtcacatactgtatgcCCGCAATGCACTGACGTTATTTCAATTAAGTAACATttgctattcatcccaagggcagtataaaCGACACGGGGGCATCCCTTTTAAGGTtagaggaaagggttctttacagtaagggcagttacaatgtggaattcattacccatggagactgtgatggcagatacaatagatatgttcaaaaaaaggttggacatctttttagaaaggaaaggtatacaggaatattccaaataaggaaacatgggaaggatgttgatccagggagtaatccgattgccaatatttggagtcaggaaggaattaatttgtcccgtcatgagatatcattagatgatatgtcactggggttttttgtttgccttcctctgggtcaatatactgtaagtatagatataggataaagtatctgtcgtctaaatttagcataggatgatcttgatggatgcatgtattttttcaacctcatctactatgtaattattcAGTTTCATATGGAGTGTTCTTATATTTATACCTTGTTAATGCCGGCGATACACAGTGGTTACTAAAGCTGTGCGTTATTCCTGTGCAGAGTAGCTAACAAGTGTGCGTTTCCAAACAGGGAATATTCATACCTGTGGTTTAAATACTGTGTGACAGGGACTGAGGAGAGGCCATGGAGAACCTGTGTGACATCACGCGGTGACATCACTAAACCACATCTGTCCCTTCTCCTGTAGCTACGAGACTGAGCACTTCCCGAACATTGCGATTGGTGGAAGTATCCCTGAGGTCATTGAAACGCCAACCAATGAGAGCGAGGATGACTGGAAATGGAACAGCGAACAAGGATTTTCTGCTCTAAGGCATCCAGGTATAAATCTTTTATAATCACAGCTGATCTGGGTGATAACATTTATACTGCAAATCCTCTGTTGTTTTATTTCCCTGGGGGGTGGGTGAAAACAGATCTTGGCTTAGCCAGTCACTTTATTACTTTTCGATGTGGGAATGCACACTTAGGTTGCAAGCTCTTCAGGTGAGGAATATATAACTTTATAATTGTTAGATGCCTGCGTTGTATTAGCGCAGTGCCGGATAACTTGCACGGTGAACATAATCTCCTGAGAATAGTTTTCTGAAGGCGCGTTCCtcatctctttcttttttttttttctcctccagaAAAGTGCATCTGCAAAGAGCGAATGTTGGGGAGCGTCACCGATTTCTGCCAGATGAAGTATGCGTACGGTGAGTGACGGCACTGGCCGCGGTGAGGGCTCGttggtagagatgggcaaaaaaaTTTTAGGTGAAAGTTTAAggcaaatttggatccgcagcggatcagctggttcctatTGGTCTGCGGTATTCAGCGGATCTCAAAAAGGACGATTCGCTTTTTGcggatttttaattattattacttaTACTCTCC from Ascaphus truei isolate aAscTru1 chromosome 17, aAscTru1.hap1, whole genome shotgun sequence carries:
- the LOC142468256 gene encoding netrin-4-like isoform X2 translates to MTDDVFSSPATWWQSAQGILREELRLDFETEFYLTHVIMVFKSPRPAAMVLERSHDHGQTWRPYKYFATNCTATFGLQDDLSEEGSVCTSRYSDAWPCTRGEVIFRALAPANKIEDPYSPQAQDLLKMTNLRLLLLKRQECPCQALPGHHEKPQRFAHYAIYDLIVRGSCFCNGHAEECEQAGHTGSTDTVVHGKCVCQHNTAGDHCERCAQLYSDQPWRPGDGKTGAPNECKRCRCHSHALSCRFDLSVWLSSGRRSGGVCENCQHNTEGYHCQRCKSGYYRDRREPIASPAACKACSCHPVGSANETLHRSWKCHPKTGFCYCKPGVAGPFCDHCLMGYWGFGDPGCSPCDCARDCDLKTGECRTSYETEHFPNIAIGGSIPEVIETPTNESEDDWKWNSEQGFSALRHPEKCICKERMLGSVTDFCQMKYAYVIKARILSAHDKGTHAEVVVKVRKVLKSGKVKIGRSNRSIYPESWTNRGCTCPILNPGADYLIAGHEDSRSSKLLVNMNSLVKPWKTVWGKQAADILRSGCK
- the LOC142468256 gene encoding netrin-4-like isoform X1; translation: MQHKGITLILFLEWTIQVHTDSGLAKRQLLRCNGHSCNPPVGNLATGRTPLTLTSCGKNITELYCFYPEQHPSQRVPATCGHPQCTKCNANQLENSHLPIHMTDDVFSSPATWWQSAQGILREELRLDFETEFYLTHVIMVFKSPRPAAMVLERSHDHGQTWRPYKYFATNCTATFGLQDDLSEEGSVCTSRYSDAWPCTRGEVIFRALAPANKIEDPYSPQAQDLLKMTNLRLLLLKRQECPCQALPGHHEKPQRFAHYAIYDLIVRGSCFCNGHAEECEQAGHTGSTDTVVHGKCVCQHNTAGDHCERCAQLYSDQPWRPGDGKTGAPNECKRCRCHSHALSCRFDLSVWLSSGRRSGGVCENCQHNTEGYHCQRCKSGYYRDRREPIASPAACKACSCHPVGSANETLHRSWKCHPKTGFCYCKPGVAGPFCDHCLMGYWGFGDPGCSPCDCARDCDLKTGECRTSYETEHFPNIAIGGSIPEVIETPTNESEDDWKWNSEQGFSALRHPEKCICKERMLGSVTDFCQMKYAYVIKARILSAHDKGTHAEVVVKVRKVLKSGKVKIGRSNRSIYPESWTNRGCTCPILNPGADYLIAGHEDSRSSKLLVNMNSLVKPWKTVWGKQAADILRSGCK